One window of the Leptospira koniambonensis genome contains the following:
- a CDS encoding LIC10124 family lipoprotein — MGNNSFRNLIIFSLITSFGLTCSSVQKLNEPSKLIQEPYYKPIGDSESVFIFRESETDFRVRKAGHEVPILAFSPIEYPKSVDKKLASYFEQEISLIWKDVKFSNAKISTDVWKNKSGLTQELKSKDVDVLVLGSVTESDTGWTFKFELKDSVDASVYGNFELSFKRPVSSEEVGAWNQAIFWKSSDRVISLESKQTTVPVWDRKPDLTRIKEIVNSSIKGTLTVRASSGDTEILWKGKSLGNTPLTEVPIQEGIQDIQVVLKGKKPITKTIQVRAGKKSFLFQEWEEDRTLGSAKVITVPNGLSVSLDGYKQGETPFFRSNLTPGAYQLELLKESADGAYVYYEGILDVKPDRLVELALPYFGYGLLSELEFWKPSGEFGFSPFGPNGLEFAKKKNLPNGWNGVYSLPFIPEELEIEGYFLLPVDHGDGTVAVTFHLNGLSLGIEAGKEKVSIFQFPSDGKTISSYKYLDVDKDIGRPFSFKTDLKNKKLSLYLGRDVVWQGDLPAGGLWTVSVLTRGEEFREKTPIKDLKILYKGYK, encoded by the coding sequence ATGGGGAACAATTCATTTCGTAATCTTATTATATTCTCTCTTATTACGAGTTTTGGGCTTACTTGCTCCTCAGTACAGAAGTTAAACGAACCTTCTAAGCTGATACAAGAACCGTATTACAAGCCAATAGGCGACTCCGAGAGCGTATTCATTTTTAGAGAATCCGAGACGGACTTCCGGGTTCGTAAGGCGGGGCATGAGGTCCCGATCTTAGCTTTCTCTCCTATCGAATATCCTAAATCAGTGGATAAAAAATTGGCTTCTTACTTTGAGCAAGAGATCAGTTTGATCTGGAAGGATGTAAAATTTTCAAACGCTAAAATTTCTACAGACGTTTGGAAAAACAAATCTGGATTAACCCAAGAATTAAAATCCAAAGATGTAGATGTTCTAGTTTTAGGTTCAGTAACTGAATCAGATACGGGCTGGACTTTCAAATTTGAATTAAAAGATTCTGTGGATGCAAGTGTTTACGGAAATTTTGAGCTTTCTTTCAAACGTCCGGTTTCCAGTGAAGAAGTTGGGGCCTGGAACCAAGCAATCTTCTGGAAATCTTCCGATCGGGTTATTTCATTGGAATCTAAACAAACCACTGTTCCGGTTTGGGACAGAAAGCCTGATCTAACTAGAATTAAAGAAATCGTAAACTCTTCTATCAAAGGAACCTTAACAGTTAGAGCTTCCTCTGGAGATACTGAGATCCTTTGGAAAGGCAAGTCATTAGGAAATACTCCATTGACCGAGGTTCCAATCCAAGAAGGTATCCAAGACATTCAAGTAGTCTTAAAAGGAAAAAAACCGATCACCAAGACCATCCAAGTAAGAGCAGGCAAAAAAAGTTTTCTCTTTCAAGAATGGGAAGAAGATCGTACATTAGGTTCTGCTAAAGTAATCACAGTTCCAAATGGATTATCTGTTTCCTTGGACGGTTACAAGCAGGGAGAAACTCCTTTCTTCCGTAGTAACTTAACTCCTGGTGCTTACCAGTTGGAACTCCTAAAAGAAAGTGCAGATGGTGCTTATGTATATTACGAAGGGATCTTGGATGTAAAACCGGATCGTCTAGTAGAATTGGCGCTTCCTTATTTCGGATATGGATTATTGTCTGAATTAGAATTCTGGAAACCGTCCGGCGAATTTGGATTTTCTCCTTTCGGGCCGAATGGTTTGGAATTCGCAAAAAAGAAAAACTTACCTAATGGTTGGAATGGAGTGTATTCTCTTCCATTCATTCCAGAAGAGTTAGAGATCGAAGGTTACTTCTTACTTCCTGTAGATCACGGTGATGGTACTGTAGCCGTGACATTCCACTTGAATGGTCTTTCTTTGGGAATTGAGGCAGGAAAGGAGAAGGTTTCCATCTTCCAATTTCCTTCTGATGGAAAAACAATCAGCAGTTATAAATACTTGGATGTGGATAAAGACATAGGTCGTCCATTCTCATTCAAAACGGATTTAAAAAACAAAAAGTTGTCTCTATACTTAGGAAGAGACGTTGTTTGGCAGGGAGATTTGCCTGCGGGAGGGCTCTGGACTGTTTCCGTTTTGACCAGAGGAGAAGAGTTTAGGGAAAAAACTCCCATTAAAGATCTGAAGATTCTCTATAAGGGATACAAGTGA
- a CDS encoding tetratricopeptide repeat protein, which translates to MNRIFSRFIIFSIVSVFAVQCASKDFRKSNSQDAILEKDIIAAQKLKQASKLINEGNSAFQKGKFEVSLSKGREAVKAYPTAEGYYLIGSSEYRLGKTEDSLNSLKKGTELDPENEQILLTLGILYTSQGANKDALEVYSKLEKLPKVDGSAYTFKKAVLLKTIGKYDEAYSALKSIPEDKFKFKAQLYMQLGDTAVQVKDYEAAEAYFEKARSADPDLASAKQSASATKVAGLLEKGNAALKAKNYREAVQFFTSATQLDPKNPSPFVFLGNAKILSNDTDGAIKAFETSLRLKADYLEAYSGLASAYSKSGNNPKAISVLEKAIPFFPKNASIYNQIGLNQKSLGENAKAMVSFSKARELDPNYKEPVLNLVYLLASEHRYKTAKNELETLKPDEETKKVAAFLESSELIHEGDLRLRKGDTKSAKTYFDRAKAKDQDDPGVYTAYGRLYQISGDAKLSEQNYLKALSLQKGNLPALQGLIRLYSAQKNQSKVAQYTKELEAITGNDPLSGIVLARTYEDKKEFDKAENTYKNLMKKYPDNESIQFRLAFLYYKIALEENEKANYDSASSWLAKAEKLTKDLPEIAEAKQTIDQNRKFSEVVPTIQKANRLFDNKSYEKAVPLYQSAYDKTKKLTLYIKVAECYLAMGMEEKGISLLENSPDGSKNLAAQEAIYAFLLRKGEVDNAEKGFQKVLEKKQDSYYSHYQLGIIALQKKNYDTAIESFNRSWLLNPEFTASRIGKGIAYYNQSKSKEAKEEFESAMKADSENELAPYNIGIVLFNDNLLEQSVEIFKEIIKKNPDFPDAHFQLSYIYFKKGDLEAADAEIVKALELERDEKFLHARIRILSELKTKNPGNAEYKKLAIELGRELAEKYPNSPYSGQAERLVLSDSDTPVILQPFPNRGSLIGVPVIINDLLLMNYGTSIEALDKNRAIRLWRITSTKPFRNVLADRRVYAFTDRSLEVRDQNSGSVFQTINLPGMFKKAMVSGDRILVETETSGKRTLTSYSDTFEENKSIPLDSKSWSASKKGQVFLVQSSSKEDKILYSDAKLSKDIDSAWTGTTNPRLLGATEDGTFFRTDKEIVYVSGKGKATKTEISDKAANLFSVRGNSLWFAGNDKIYRVDADSSSLKEIKISDKEVEGLLPGKKKDVIVLYKDNTAVRYDEKGEAVWTYKLVQDSDNVYSLLYH; encoded by the coding sequence ATGAATCGTATATTTTCTCGTTTTATAATATTCTCTATAGTTTCCGTTTTTGCTGTCCAATGCGCTTCTAAAGATTTCCGAAAATCGAATTCTCAAGATGCAATCTTAGAAAAAGACATCATTGCGGCTCAAAAATTAAAACAAGCATCCAAGCTGATCAACGAAGGAAACTCCGCTTTCCAAAAAGGTAAATTTGAAGTTTCTCTTTCTAAAGGTAGAGAAGCAGTTAAAGCATATCCTACTGCAGAGGGGTATTATCTGATCGGTTCTTCTGAATATCGTTTAGGTAAAACAGAAGATTCTTTGAACTCTTTGAAAAAGGGAACTGAGCTAGATCCGGAGAATGAACAAATTCTTTTAACCCTCGGCATCCTATATACTTCTCAAGGAGCAAATAAAGACGCTCTAGAAGTTTATTCTAAATTAGAAAAACTTCCTAAGGTAGATGGAAGCGCTTATACATTCAAAAAAGCAGTATTACTTAAAACAATCGGAAAGTACGACGAAGCATATTCAGCACTCAAATCTATTCCGGAAGATAAGTTCAAATTTAAGGCTCAATTGTACATGCAATTGGGAGATACTGCTGTCCAAGTAAAAGATTATGAAGCAGCAGAAGCTTATTTTGAGAAGGCTAGAAGTGCAGATCCGGATCTGGCTTCTGCAAAACAATCTGCTTCTGCCACTAAAGTAGCTGGTCTATTAGAAAAAGGGAATGCTGCTCTTAAGGCTAAAAATTACAGAGAAGCGGTCCAATTTTTTACTTCTGCCACTCAATTAGATCCGAAGAACCCTTCCCCATTTGTATTTTTAGGAAATGCTAAAATACTTTCTAATGATACCGATGGCGCTATTAAAGCATTCGAAACTTCTTTAAGATTAAAAGCAGACTATTTAGAAGCATATTCAGGTCTTGCATCTGCTTATAGCAAATCAGGGAATAATCCTAAGGCAATTTCCGTTTTAGAAAAGGCCATTCCTTTCTTCCCTAAAAACGCAAGCATCTATAACCAAATCGGTTTGAACCAAAAGTCTTTGGGTGAAAACGCAAAGGCAATGGTTTCCTTCAGCAAGGCACGCGAGTTGGATCCAAATTATAAGGAGCCAGTTCTGAACTTAGTGTATCTACTTGCTTCTGAGCATAGATATAAAACTGCTAAAAACGAACTGGAAACTTTAAAGCCAGATGAAGAAACGAAGAAGGTTGCTGCATTCTTAGAATCTTCGGAGTTGATCCATGAGGGAGATTTACGTCTTCGTAAAGGAGATACTAAATCTGCGAAGACTTACTTTGATCGAGCGAAAGCTAAAGATCAGGATGATCCAGGAGTGTATACTGCTTATGGTCGTTTGTATCAGATCAGCGGAGATGCAAAACTTTCAGAGCAAAATTATCTAAAGGCTCTTAGTCTTCAAAAAGGAAATCTGCCGGCGCTTCAAGGTTTGATCCGTCTTTATTCTGCTCAGAAAAATCAATCTAAAGTGGCTCAGTACACTAAAGAATTGGAAGCAATCACTGGAAATGATCCTCTTTCCGGGATCGTACTCGCCAGAACTTACGAAGACAAAAAAGAATTCGATAAGGCAGAAAATACTTATAAAAATTTAATGAAGAAGTATCCGGACAACGAATCCATTCAGTTCCGTCTTGCATTTCTTTATTATAAGATTGCTTTAGAAGAGAATGAAAAAGCAAATTATGATTCAGCAAGCTCTTGGTTAGCTAAGGCTGAAAAATTAACCAAAGATCTTCCTGAAATTGCGGAAGCAAAACAGACAATAGATCAGAACAGAAAGTTCTCTGAAGTAGTTCCGACAATCCAAAAAGCAAATCGTCTTTTCGATAATAAGTCTTACGAGAAAGCAGTTCCTCTCTATCAATCTGCATATGATAAAACTAAAAAGTTAACTTTATATATTAAAGTAGCTGAATGTTATCTTGCAATGGGAATGGAAGAGAAGGGAATTTCTCTTTTAGAAAATTCTCCAGACGGATCCAAAAATCTGGCAGCTCAAGAAGCGATCTACGCTTTCTTACTTAGAAAAGGAGAAGTAGATAATGCAGAGAAAGGTTTCCAAAAGGTTTTAGAGAAAAAACAGGATTCTTATTATAGCCATTATCAGCTTGGAATTATCGCTCTCCAAAAGAAAAATTATGACACCGCAATTGAATCATTCAATCGTTCTTGGTTATTAAATCCGGAGTTTACCGCGTCTAGGATCGGTAAAGGGATCGCTTATTATAATCAGAGCAAGAGCAAAGAAGCTAAAGAAGAATTCGAGAGCGCAATGAAAGCGGATTCTGAAAATGAATTGGCTCCTTATAATATCGGGATCGTTCTCTTTAATGATAATCTTCTGGAACAATCCGTAGAGATATTCAAAGAAATCATAAAGAAAAATCCTGATTTCCCAGATGCACATTTCCAACTTTCTTATATCTATTTTAAGAAAGGAGATCTGGAAGCTGCAGACGCTGAGATTGTAAAAGCTCTTGAACTCGAAAGAGATGAAAAGTTTTTACACGCGCGTATCAGAATCCTTTCCGAATTAAAAACTAAAAATCCTGGGAATGCAGAATACAAAAAGTTAGCTATAGAATTAGGGAGAGAACTTGCAGAAAAATATCCAAATTCTCCTTATTCTGGGCAGGCAGAAAGATTGGTTCTTTCTGATTCAGACACTCCTGTAATCTTACAACCATTCCCGAATCGTGGATCTTTGATCGGGGTTCCAGTTATCATCAACGACCTATTATTGATGAATTACGGAACTTCTATCGAAGCACTTGATAAAAACAGAGCGATCCGTCTTTGGAGGATCACAAGTACTAAACCTTTCCGTAATGTTCTAGCAGATCGCAGAGTTTACGCGTTTACAGATAGAAGTTTAGAAGTCAGAGATCAAAACTCTGGTTCTGTCTTCCAGACAATCAATTTACCTGGAATGTTTAAGAAAGCAATGGTTTCAGGAGATAGAATTTTAGTAGAAACTGAAACCTCTGGAAAAAGAACTTTAACCAGTTATTCAGATACTTTCGAAGAAAATAAATCCATTCCTTTAGATTCTAAATCTTGGTCTGCTTCTAAAAAAGGACAAGTGTTCTTGGTCCAATCTTCTTCCAAAGAAGATAAGATCTTATATTCAGATGCAAAACTGAGCAAGGATATAGATTCCGCTTGGACTGGAACTACGAATCCAAGATTACTTGGTGCAACAGAAGATGGAACATTCTTCAGAACTGATAAAGAGATCGTATATGTTTCCGGAAAAGGAAAAGCGACTAAGACTGAAATTTCAGATAAAGCAGCTAATCTATTCAGCGTAAGAGGGAATTCTCTCTGGTTTGCAGGAAACGACAAAATTTATCGTGTGGATGCAGATTCTTCCAGTCTGAAAGAGATCAAAATTTCAGACAAAGAAGTCGAAGGTTTATTACCTGGTAAAAAGAAAGATGTGATCGTATTATATAAAGATAATACAGCGGTTAGATATGATGAAAAGGGAGAAGCTGTCTGGACATATAAATTAGTCCAGGATTCAGACAATGTTTACTCTTTATTATATCATTAA
- the trmB gene encoding tRNA (guanine(46)-N(7))-methyltransferase TrmB translates to MTSNFREKQWKIATRIPFTSDYFLKLNPGSKLKKNDLFSEEFGTYYLELGSGWGEVAVSLAKGSPNTGFILMEKKADRLRKTIRDLKEHNIKNVKLLSVNFNWFLEEIFESGIFDEILLNFPDPWPKRKHHKHRTLNPKFLDAIYLLLNNGGKFHFATDYGPYARKGIRLFRDDLRYKAINSEFSLQRVNFPISHFEQEKREAGSRIYYLDRIKVSD, encoded by the coding sequence ATGACATCGAATTTTCGTGAAAAACAATGGAAGATCGCTACTAGAATCCCCTTTACCTCTGATTATTTCTTAAAATTAAACCCCGGAAGTAAATTAAAAAAAAACGATTTGTTTTCCGAAGAATTCGGGACATATTATCTAGAGCTTGGTTCAGGCTGGGGAGAAGTCGCTGTATCCCTCGCTAAAGGGAGTCCAAACACTGGTTTTATTCTCATGGAGAAGAAGGCGGATCGTTTACGCAAAACAATCCGTGATCTGAAAGAACACAATATCAAGAACGTTAAACTTCTTTCAGTGAACTTCAATTGGTTTTTAGAAGAAATTTTTGAATCAGGAATTTTCGACGAGATTCTTCTGAATTTTCCGGACCCTTGGCCTAAACGTAAACATCATAAGCACAGAACTTTAAATCCAAAATTCCTAGATGCAATCTATCTACTGCTCAATAATGGAGGCAAATTCCATTTTGCAACTGACTATGGACCCTACGCACGCAAAGGAATTCGTCTTTTTAGAGATGATCTTAGATATAAAGCGATCAATTCAGAGTTTTCTCTACAAAGGGTAAACTTTCCAATCTCACATTTTGAGCAGGAAAAACGGGAGGCAGGCTCCCGGATTTACTATTTGGATCGGATCAAAGTTTCTGACTGA
- a CDS encoding MBL fold metallo-hydrolase, which produces MKIKLYGVRGSLPTPLSGSEYREKLEKILESAHREFKHKNGTFSVPTFLQSLSPELLRPVGGNTTCVYVESSKGQKLIIDCGSGMRELGNDLLKEGIAQGGAIQILVTHTHWDHIQGWPFFKPGYIPSVQVDFYSTISNLKERFDRQQNPENFPITLDEMMSKKTFTLLQRQQTVEIGDFKVTPFLLKHPGNCTGYHIEENGKSFLFCTDVEVREEDLSEFEHLRAKFGSPDMLIIDAQYSSEEADRKIGWGHTSGRLAVRCGEVLGVNKLVLTHHEPDHPDEEIIRMFNQENQSTALSEIVLARESDIFQI; this is translated from the coding sequence GTGAAAATAAAATTATACGGAGTGAGAGGGTCTCTTCCTACTCCGCTTTCCGGTTCAGAATATAGAGAAAAGTTAGAAAAGATCCTAGAGTCAGCTCATAGGGAATTCAAACATAAGAACGGGACCTTCTCCGTTCCTACATTCTTACAATCTTTAAGCCCGGAACTGTTACGACCTGTGGGAGGAAACACCACTTGTGTATATGTTGAATCTTCAAAAGGTCAGAAATTAATTATAGATTGCGGTTCTGGAATGAGAGAGCTGGGCAATGATCTTTTGAAAGAAGGTATAGCACAAGGTGGTGCTATCCAAATTTTAGTGACACATACTCACTGGGATCATATACAAGGTTGGCCTTTTTTTAAACCTGGATATATTCCAAGTGTACAAGTAGATTTCTATTCTACTATTTCTAATCTTAAAGAAAGATTCGATCGCCAGCAAAATCCAGAAAACTTTCCGATCACATTGGATGAGATGATGTCTAAAAAAACATTCACTCTTCTTCAAAGACAACAAACAGTCGAGATCGGCGATTTTAAAGTAACTCCTTTCCTTTTAAAACATCCAGGGAATTGCACAGGCTATCATATAGAAGAGAATGGAAAAAGTTTCTTATTCTGCACAGATGTAGAAGTTAGAGAAGAGGACCTGTCCGAATTCGAACATTTACGCGCTAAATTCGGAAGTCCTGACATGTTGATCATAGACGCACAATATAGCTCCGAAGAAGCAGATCGTAAGATTGGTTGGGGCCATACATCCGGCAGATTAGCGGTTCGTTGCGGAGAAGTTCTAGGTGTAAATAAACTGGTACTAACTCATCACGAGCCTGATCATCCAGACGAAGAAATCATACGAATGTTCAATCAAGAAAACCAATCAACTGCACTGTCAGAGATTGTGCTAGCTAGGGAATCAGATATATTCCAAATATAA
- a CDS encoding PilZ domain-containing protein: MNPSEKVLPDLPADQRFYTRFRKDSRVKLFEGGNWSEGVLVDISMIGASILSDEDWNPGKKITIMSPMFTCEIPGEVIRKTVNNMGQRYAIVFHDLCDTSILEILNKIAHCR, translated from the coding sequence ATGAATCCTTCTGAAAAGGTACTACCTGATTTGCCGGCGGACCAAAGATTTTATACAAGGTTCCGTAAAGACAGTCGGGTTAAACTTTTCGAGGGAGGAAATTGGAGTGAAGGTGTTTTGGTAGATATATCGATGATAGGGGCTTCCATTCTTTCGGATGAAGATTGGAATCCTGGTAAAAAAATTACGATTATGTCGCCAATGTTTACCTGCGAGATACCAGGAGAGGTTATTCGTAAAACTGTTAACAATATGGGACAAAGATATGCGATAGTATTTCATGATCTTTGTGACACAAGCATACTTGAGATACTTAATAAGATAGCTCATTGCAGATAA
- the yihA gene encoding ribosome biogenesis GTP-binding protein YihA/YsxC — MEELQELKPDPFFREVRFLSSYADASKVPSKGIPHIAFAGRSNSGKSRLLNAIVERKSLAKVSATPGKTKLLNFFLVSKSLFLVDTPGFGYSANSHKDHEQMMDLLMNYLNSAKDLKCLFLLSDAQRELPDEELELIGTCFEKGTKPVLIRTKVDKLNQSELSKLRKKMKNIQGLYPMLEIVFVSPKYGKGLPELRKIIENMMKSLIIPPMEEDTIPQETNEQG, encoded by the coding sequence ATGGAAGAACTCCAAGAATTAAAGCCGGACCCATTCTTTAGAGAAGTTAGATTTCTGTCTTCTTATGCAGACGCTTCTAAAGTTCCTTCCAAAGGTATTCCTCATATCGCATTTGCTGGTCGTTCCAATTCCGGAAAGTCCAGATTATTAAACGCAATCGTAGAAAGAAAATCTTTAGCTAAGGTTTCTGCAACTCCAGGTAAAACGAAACTTCTTAACTTTTTCTTAGTTTCTAAATCTTTGTTTTTAGTAGATACGCCTGGTTTTGGTTATTCTGCAAATTCTCATAAAGATCATGAGCAGATGATGGATCTTTTGATGAATTATCTGAACTCCGCAAAAGATCTAAAATGTTTATTCTTATTATCAGATGCTCAGAGAGAATTACCTGACGAAGAATTAGAATTGATCGGTACTTGTTTCGAAAAAGGAACTAAACCTGTTTTAATCCGTACTAAAGTAGATAAACTCAATCAGTCGGAACTTTCCAAACTTAGAAAAAAAATGAAAAACATCCAAGGGTTGTATCCGATGTTAGAAATCGTTTTTGTTTCTCCTAAGTACGGAAAAGGATTACCCGAACTCAGAAAGATCATAGAGAATATGATGAAATCTTTGATCATTCCTCCAATGGAAGAAGACACGATCCCTCAAGAGACCAACGAACAAGGCTAA
- a CDS encoding GAF domain-containing SpoIIE family protein phosphatase: MSCVFCGEFYLPDGKLKDGKFLCNTCGREWILEKRKRNRIKPPEVHALSNEILLEFLSLFNTSPNLDDLLQNFTNLAFRKLNLPGISVMVYEPRLDRILVKSCKNKKGPALEKLAFRMEIKKGEQNGPLGQAIETCKSVYYRFDQQPHKQIRQYGRVNKVESELSVPIHLKKEVLGLINVDYEKDDPVQAEKDRYFLELIASQFATTLKNRILFEVSQTQSRNFRNLHSAALKLSSLGFKYRTEIFRVILLSLTEFSESNLFVLLERKIDESGKTISTEGHILTGSPRAPEIKLNVQLKGEWNVLKKPTESAILMDSVDLKEWKTLGSNGRKKHLAILPVLRSDNSEIWILLAKEEELHWSPEEIDVLNAFAVQAGISVQNFHLFHQRAEKERLDKEIEIARDLQRSLLPRKMPDHPNYEFGGIMIPAIGVGGDYYDFITHPTNKETYVCIGDVSGKGVPAGIVMATVRTVIHSLVRKNPSPWEILQTVNTYLYQNYFKDIVSPRFMSLTIIHWDRNENRFVFSGGGQGNILVYRKKENRLEEIPTGGVVLGIDPDIDHFENSGEFNLEPGDFFLMFTDGVWEAMDPSEDFFEMERLHKCVFEARKESLPLLLETVLKKIKNFTGEREQTDDITLIGVKRLK, from the coding sequence ATGTCCTGCGTATTTTGCGGAGAATTTTATCTTCCAGATGGGAAACTCAAAGATGGAAAATTTCTTTGTAATACCTGTGGGAGAGAATGGATCTTAGAAAAAAGAAAACGAAACAGGATTAAACCTCCGGAAGTTCACGCATTATCGAATGAGATATTATTAGAATTTCTTTCTCTTTTTAATACTAGTCCAAATCTAGACGACCTTCTCCAAAATTTTACAAACCTAGCATTTAGAAAATTGAATCTTCCAGGGATCTCGGTCATGGTGTATGAACCAAGATTGGATCGTATCTTAGTAAAATCATGTAAGAATAAAAAAGGTCCTGCATTAGAAAAATTAGCCTTTCGAATGGAGATCAAAAAAGGAGAACAGAATGGGCCTCTAGGACAGGCGATCGAAACATGTAAATCAGTGTATTATAGATTTGATCAACAACCTCATAAACAGATCAGACAATACGGCCGAGTAAACAAGGTAGAATCAGAACTTTCTGTACCAATCCATCTCAAAAAAGAAGTATTAGGGTTAATTAATGTAGATTATGAAAAAGACGATCCGGTGCAAGCGGAGAAGGATCGTTATTTTCTAGAATTGATCGCAAGCCAGTTTGCAACCACACTAAAAAATAGAATTCTTTTCGAGGTCTCTCAAACACAATCCAGGAATTTTAGAAATCTTCACTCAGCGGCTTTAAAACTTAGTAGTTTAGGATTCAAGTACAGAACTGAAATTTTCCGGGTCATTCTTCTTTCCTTAACCGAATTTTCAGAAAGTAATCTTTTCGTTTTGTTAGAAAGAAAAATAGATGAGTCAGGAAAAACAATCTCCACCGAAGGACATATACTTACTGGAAGTCCAAGAGCACCAGAGATCAAATTAAATGTTCAATTAAAGGGAGAATGGAACGTACTTAAGAAACCTACTGAGTCCGCCATCTTAATGGATTCCGTTGATTTAAAAGAATGGAAAACTTTAGGAAGTAACGGTAGAAAAAAACACTTAGCAATCTTACCAGTATTACGTTCTGATAATTCAGAGATCTGGATACTTCTCGCCAAAGAAGAAGAACTACATTGGAGTCCTGAAGAAATAGATGTATTAAACGCATTCGCAGTCCAAGCGGGAATCTCAGTCCAAAACTTTCATCTATTTCACCAAAGAGCTGAAAAAGAAAGATTGGATAAAGAAATTGAGATCGCTAGAGACTTACAAAGATCATTACTTCCAAGAAAAATGCCAGATCATCCGAACTATGAATTCGGTGGGATCATGATACCTGCAATTGGAGTAGGTGGGGACTATTACGATTTTATAACGCATCCCACCAACAAAGAAACTTATGTTTGCATTGGTGATGTAAGTGGTAAAGGAGTTCCAGCTGGAATTGTAATGGCAACTGTCAGAACAGTGATCCATTCTCTAGTCAGAAAAAATCCAAGCCCTTGGGAAATTTTACAAACAGTTAATACCTATCTATATCAAAATTATTTTAAGGATATAGTCTCTCCCCGTTTCATGTCTTTAACCATTATTCATTGGGATCGAAACGAAAATCGTTTTGTATTTAGTGGAGGAGGTCAGGGAAATATTTTAGTATATCGTAAAAAGGAAAATCGTTTAGAGGAAATTCCGACAGGAGGAGTGGTTTTAGGAATAGATCCGGACATTGACCATTTTGAAAATAGTGGAGAATTTAATTTAGAACCAGGTGATTTTTTCCTGATGTTCACAGATGGGGTTTGGGAAGCAATGGATCCTTCTGAAGACTTTTTTGAAATGGAACGTTTGCATAAATGTGTTTTTGAAGCTAGAAAAGAAAGTCTTCCTCTTCTCTTGGAAACCGTATTAAAAAAGATAAAAAACTTTACTGGGGAAAGGGAACAGACAGATGATATTACTTTAATAGGCGTAAAACGCTTAAAATAA